One Gossypium raimondii isolate GPD5lz chromosome 3, ASM2569854v1, whole genome shotgun sequence genomic window carries:
- the LOC105795305 gene encoding protein NONRESPONDING TO OXYLIPINS 2, mitochondrial-like isoform X1, whose translation MTSFCRSALMAASRSLSSRPKSLTLRTLTPKPISSPFSSPSTRTLPCASRIVSALGGVESMMPLHSAIASARLQSSIAVDSSFWSWLSQDFAVPR comes from the exons atgacgtcgttttgcaGGTCAGCATTAATGGCGGCTTCTAGATCCCTCTCTTCTCGACCCAAATCCCTTACTTTAAGAACCCTAACCCCAAAACCcatttcttctcctttctcttctCCATCAACAAGAACCCTTCCTTGCGCTTCAAG GATCGTATCGGCGTTGGGAGGAGTAGAGTCGATGATGCCACTTCATAGTGCCATTGCTTCTGCTCGATTACAATCAAGCATCGCCGTTGATTCTTCCTTCTGGAGCTGGCTCTCTCAAg ACTTCGCGGTTCCTCGGTGA
- the LOC105795305 gene encoding protein NONRESPONDING TO OXYLIPINS 2, mitochondrial-like isoform X2, translated as MTSFCRSALMAASRSLSSRPKSLTLRTLTPKPISSPFSSPSTRTLPCASRIVSALGGVESMMPLHSAIASARLQSSIAVDSSFWSWLSQGLATPL; from the exons atgacgtcgttttgcaGGTCAGCATTAATGGCGGCTTCTAGATCCCTCTCTTCTCGACCCAAATCCCTTACTTTAAGAACCCTAACCCCAAAACCcatttcttctcctttctcttctCCATCAACAAGAACCCTTCCTTGCGCTTCAAG GATCGTATCGGCGTTGGGAGGAGTAGAGTCGATGATGCCACTTCATAGTGCCATTGCTTCTGCTCGATTACAATCAAGCATCGCCGTTGATTCTTCCTTCTGGAGCTGGCTCTCTCAAg GACTTGCAACACCATTGTGA
- the LOC128039661 gene encoding NAD(P)H-quinone oxidoreductase subunit 2 B, chloroplastic-like, with protein MAIAEFPLFVLTTTLGGMFLCGANDLITIFVAPECFSLCSYLLSGYTKKDVRSNEATMKYLLMGGASSSILVHGFSWLYGSSGGEIKLQEIVNVLINTQMYNSPGISIALIFITVGIGFKLSPAPSHQWTPDVYKGVRFFL; from the coding sequence ATGGCTATAGCAGAGTTTCCGTTATTCGTATTAACAACTACTCTAGGAGGAATGTTTTTATGCGGTGCTAACGATTTAATAACTATCTTTGTAGCTCCAGAATGTTTCAGTTTATGCTCCTACCTATTATCTGGATATACCAAGAAAGATGTACGGTCTAATGAGGCTACTATGAAATATTTACTCATGGGTGGGGCAAGCTCTTCTATTCTGGTTCATGGTTTCTCTTGGCTATATGGTTCATCCGGGGGAGAGATCAAGCTTCAAGAAATAGTGAATGTTCTTATCAATACACAAATGTATAACTCCCCAGGAATTTCAATTGCGCTTATATTCATCACTGTAGGAATTGGGTTCAAGCTTTCCCCAGCCCCTTCTCATCAATGGACTCCTGACGTATACAAAGGAGTGCGGTTCTTTCTATAA
- the LOC105795302 gene encoding cyclase-associated protein 1, with product MEGKLVERLEAAVARLEALAAGGGISARGLPDSGGDDMSSDPSIVAFDDLMDQYAAKVSGAAEKIGGQVLDVSKLLLKAFSVEKKLLMEIKQTQKPDMAGLAEFLKPLNEVIMKVNSMAEARGSEFINHFKSAAESLSALAWIAYTGKDCGMSMPIAHVEESWQAAEFYNNKVLVEYKTKDPNHVEWAKALKELYLPGLRGYVKSHYPLGPVWNASGVKVSAALSKAPQSGAPAPPCPPPASHFTSEPSKASSSQPKQGMSAVFQELSSGNVTASLRKVTDDMKAKNRTDRTGVVSTSEKQTSSTPSTTTPTVKKVAPPKLELQMGRKWAVENHIGNKNLVIDDCDAKQSVYVFGCKDSVLQIQGKVNNITLDKCTKMGVLFKDVVAAFEIVNCNGVEAQCQGSAPTISVDNTSGAQLYLSKDSLEAAITTAKSIDINVLVPGATSDADWAEHPLPQQYIHVYKNGQFETSPVSHSGA from the exons atGGAAGGGAAGCTGGTTGAGAGGTTAGAGGCCGCGGTGGCGCGGCTGGAGGCTCTTGCTGCCGGAGGAGGAATTTCGGCCAGGGGATTACCGGATAGTGGCGGTGATGACATGTCTTCGGATCCGTCTATTGTTGCGTTTGACGATCTGATGGATCAATATGCGGCGAAGGTTTCCGGTGCTGCGGAGAAGATTGGAGGTCAAGTGTTGGATGTGAGTAAGTTGCTTCTCAAGGCCTTTTCAGTGGAAAAGAAGCTTCTTATGGAGATCAAGCAAACTCag AAACCTGATATGGCAGGGTTGGCTGAATTTCTCAAACCATTAAATGAGGTGATCATGAAGGTTAATTCTATGGCAGAAGCGAGGGGTTCTGAGTTTATCAACCACTTTAAGAGTGCTGCGGAGAGTCTTTCTGCTTTAGCATGGATTGCTTACACTGGGAAAGATTGTG GTATGAGCATGCCTATAGCACATGTGGAAGAAAGTTGGCAAGCGGCTGAATTTTACAACAACAAG GTTCTTGTGGAGTACAAAACTAAAGATCCAAACCATGTTGAGTGGGCAAAAGCATTGAAGGAGCTGTATTTACCAGGTCTGAGAGGTTATGTCAAAAGTCATTATCCTCTTGGACCAGTATGGAATGCTTCTGGTGTAAAGGTATCTGCTGCTCTATCCAAAGCTCCACAATCAGGTGCCCCTGCACCTCCTTGTCCTCCACCTGCTTCTCATTTCACCTCAGAACCTTCTAAAGCTTCTTCATCACAACCAAAACAAGGGATGTCAGCTGTTTTTCAAGAACTCAGTTCCGGGAATGTCACTGCCA GCCTGAGGAAGGTTACTGATGATATGAAGGCGAAGAACCGTACTGATAGAACAGGCGTTGTTAGCACCAGCGAAAAGCAAACAAGTTCTACACCCTCTACTACTACCCCTACTGTCAAAAAAGTCGCACCACCAAAACTAGAGCTGCAAATGGGTCGTAA GTGGGCTGTTGAGAACCACATAGGAAACAAGAACTTAGTTATTGATGATTGTGATGCCAAACAATCTGTGTATGTTTTTGGATGCAAGGATTCCGTTTTGCAGATTCAGG GGAAAGTTAACAATATAACACTTGACAAATGCACTAAGATGGGAGTGTTATTTAAG GATGTTGTGGCCGCTTTTGAGATAGTAAATTGCAATGGCGTTGAGGCACAATGTCAG GGTTCGGCTCCAACAATTTCAGTGGACAACACATCCGGAGCTCAGTTGTACTTGAGCAAAGATTCTTTAGAAGCAGCTATAACGACAGCAAAGTCAATTGACATCAATGTATTAGTACCCGGTGCTACCTCTGATGCTGACTGG
- the LOC105795304 gene encoding NADH dehydrogenase [ubiquinone] iron-sulfur protein 8-B, mitochondrial, translating to MAAIFARNSLTALRARHLALSGQALQGSSQHYGLRLGAHSYGTMKDDEEREQLAKEISKDWSSVFERSINTLFLTEMVRGLMLTLKYFFERKVTINYPFEKGPLSPRFRGEHALRRYPTGEERCIACKLCEAICPAQAITIEAEEREDGSRRTTRYDIDMTKCIYCGLCQEACPVDAIVEGPNFEFATETHEELLYDKEKLLENGDRWETEIAENLRSESLYR from the exons atggcTGCGATCTTCGCTCGTAACTCTCTCACCGCTCTCAGAGCTCGACATCTC GCTTTGTCAGGGCAAGCGTTGCAGGGTTCATCACAACACTATGGGCTGCGACTCGGTGCACACTCCTATGGCACCATGAAAG ATGATGAAGAAAGAGAGCAGCTTGCAAAGGAGATTTCGAAGGACTGGAGTTCTG TTTTTGAGCGAAGCATAAACACATTGTTTCTAACTGAAATGGTTAGGGGTCTCATGTTGACACTCAAGTACTTCTTTGAAAGAAAAGTTACT ATTAACTATCCTTTTGAGAAGGGTCCATTGAGCCCTCGTTTTCGTGGGGAGCATGCTCTCCGCCGATATCCAACTGGAGAGGAACGTTGCATTGCTTGTAAACTTTGTGAAGCT ATATGTCCAGCACAGGCAATCACAATAGAGGCTGAAGAACGAGAGGACGGAAGTCGTCGGACAACAAG GTATGACATCGATATGACCAAGTGTATCTATTGTGGACTTTGCCAAGAGGCATGTCCTGTTGATGCGATCGTTGAAGGACCGAACTTTGAATTTGCCACCGAGACTCATGAG GAACTTCTGTATGACAAAGAGAAGCTGCTCGAGAATGGTGACCGTTGGGAAACTGAGATCGCAGAGAATCTCAGATCCGAAAGCCTTTATCGCTGA
- the LOC105795306 gene encoding probable LRR receptor-like serine/threonine-protein kinase At2g16250, producing MVDQRNIGVALVLFYLLLLSLLFKPTVEQRLSSSIEFTALFELRSSLGLKSRDWPRKVDPCSSWNGIRCENGSVFEINISGFRRTTVGRQNPRFAVDSLVNFTRLVSFNASKFLLPGSIPDWFGRRLLTLQVLDLRSCNITGVIPSSIGNLSNLSILYLSDNRLTGAIPSSLGRLLSLSVLDLSNNLLTGSIPPGIGALSQLQILNLSSNSLRFSIPAQLGDLDSLVDLDLSSNSLSGLVPEDLSGLRNLQRMVLGNNGLTGLLPVNLFRSPSLLQVIVLRNNSFTGELPEVIWSISGLNLLDISQNNFTTELPNFASYDNATAAVLDISGNKFYGSLTTVLRRFSSMNLSENYFEGSVPDFVLGNASLGTNCLQNVSNQRTLTDCVSFYGERGLSFDNFGPPPPESGKSNSNRNRIILAAVLGGAGFIMLLTLFLLLVLRVRTRRRVSHRGIDVGQVCAETTPPSPGLAINFSSLGDLFTYQQLLQATGNFTEANLIKHGHSGDLFKGILESGLPVVIKRVDLQSIKKEVYLSELDFFNRFTHTRLVPLLGHCLEKENEKFLVYKYMPNGDLLSSLYRKINSETDGLQSLDWITRLKIAIGAAEGLSYLHHECTPPIVHRDVRASSILLDDKFEVRLGSLSKFCLQEDDGRQNGITRLLQLPRSSSERGSSDSSTALCAYDVYCFGMVLLGLVTGNLDMNASSETEMKEWLEQTLPYISIYDKELVTKILDPSLLVDEDLLEEVWAMAIMARSCLNLKPSRRPLMRYLLKALENPLRVVREDHSSSARLRRTSSRGSWNAALFGSWRRSSSDIAASTTRAEGGADHTSSRKHHSKEIFIFPEPPPQETERLPS from the exons ATGGTGGATCAGAGAAATATAGGGGTagctttagttttattttatctattgtTGTTGTCGCTGTTGTTCAAGCCTACGGTCGAGCAGCGACTGAGTTCGAGTATCGAGTTTACAGCTTTGTTTGAACTTAGATCATCTTTGGGGCTTAAAAGTAGGGATTGGCCTAGAAAAGTTGATCCTTGTTCGAGTTGGAACGGTATACGATGTGAAAACGGTAGTGTTTTTGAGATTAACATATCCGGGTTTAGAAGGACAACTGTCGGTAGACAAAACCCGCGGTTTGCCGTTGATTCCCTTGTGAATTTTACGCGTTTGGTCTCTTTTAATGCCTCTAAGTTCTTGCTTCCTGGTTCGATCCCGGATTGGTTTGGCCGACGGTTGTTGACACTACAAGTGTTGGATCTCAGGTCTTGTAATATCACTGGTGTTATACCTTCGAGTATTGGGAATTTGAGTAACTTGAGTATTCTGTATTTGTCGGATAATAGGCTTACCGGGGCGATTCCTTCGAGTTTGGGTCGATTGTTAAGCCTTTCAGTTCTTGATCTTTCGAATAATTTACTTACCGGGTCGATTCCTCCTGGCATTGGGGCACTTTCGCAACTACAAATCTTGAATCTTTCTAGCAATAGTTTAAGGTTTTCGATACCTGCACAACTTGGTGACCTCGATAGCTTGGTTGACCTTGATCTCAGCAGTAACAGTTTGTCAGGGTTGGTACCGGAGGATCTTAGTGGTTTACGGAATTTGCAGAGAATGGTCTTAGGGAACAACGGTCTCACTGGGTTGTTGCCGGTCAATTTGTTCCGATCTCCAAGTTTGTTGCAGGTTATAGTCCTTAGAAACAATAGTTTCACCGGTGAACTCCCTGAAGTAATATGGTCAATATCAGGGTTGAACCTGCTCGATATCTCTCAGAATAACTTCACCACCGAGCTGCCGAATTTTGCTTCGTATGATAATGCCACTGCTGCAGTACTCGACATTTCCGGGAACAAGTTTTATGGAAGTCTCACGACTGTACTCAGACGGTTCAGTTCTATGAATTTGTCGGAAAACTATTTTGAAGGCAGTGTTCCAGATTTTGTGCTTGGCAATGCATCTCTCGGTACTAATTGTCTCCAAAACGTGTCAAATCAGAGGACTTTGACAGATTGTGTATCATTCTATGGCGAGAGGGGCCTGAGTTTCGATAATTTCGGGCCTCCACCTCCCGAAAGTGGGAAGAGTAACAGCAACAGAAATAGAATTATATTGGCTGCGGTTTTAGGCGGAGCCGGATTTATCATGCTACTAACGTTGTTTCTATTGCTAGTCCTACGTGTCCGTACACGAAGGAGAGTAAGTCATAGAGGGATTGATGTAGGACAAGTCTGTGCTGAAACAACACCTCCTTCGCCTGGATTAGCTATtaatttttcgagcctaggtgATCTATTTACGTATCAGCAACTTCTTCAAGCCACCGGTAATTTCACTGAAGCGAACCTCATCAAGCACGGCCATTCTGGGGATCTCTTCAAGGGTATCTTAGAAAGTGGGCTTCCTGTTGTCATCAAAAGGGTCGATTTGCAATCGATTAAAAAGGAAGTGTACTTATCAGAATTGGATTTCTTTAACAGATTTACGCATACACGACTGGTTCCCCTATTGGGACACTGCTTGGAGAAAGAGAACGAAAAATTCTTGGTTTATAAATATATGCCGAACGGGGACTTGTTGAGTTCTTTGTACAGGAAAATCAATTCAGAAACTGATGGTTTACAGTCGTTAGATTGGATAACAAGATTGAAAATTGCTATAGGAGCTGCCGAAGGCCTCTCTTACCTTCATCATGAATGCACACCACCGATCGTCCATAG AGATGTTCGAGCTAGTAGTATACTCCTCGATGATAAATTTGAAGTACGACTAGGGAGCTTGAGCAAGTTCTGTCTTCAAGAAGACGATGGCCGTCAAAATGGAATTACAAGATTACTGCAGTTGCCACG GTCATCGTCGGAACGGGGTTCTTCAG ATTCTTCTACGGCATTATGTGCATATGATGTTTACTGCTTCGGGATGGTTTTACTTGGACTGGTAACTGGTAACTTAGAcatgaatgcatcaagtgaaACCGAGATGAAGGAATGGTTAGAACAAACACTACCATATATCAGTATATATGATAAAGAACTTGTGACAAAAATTTTAGACCCGTCTCTTCTCGTGGACGAGGATCTATTGGAAGAAGTCTGGGCCATGGCCATCATGGCTAGATCATGTCTCAACTTGAAACCGTCTAGGCGACCCCTAATGAGATACCTTCTCAAAGCTTTGGAAAATCCATTAAGGGTAGTTAGGGAGGATCATTCAAGCTCCGCAAGGCTTAGAAGAACATCCTCTAGAGGTTCATGGAATGCTGCTCTTTTCGGTAGCTGGCGTCGAAGCTCTTCCGATATAGCAGCCTCCACCACTAGAGCTGAAGGTGGAGCCGACCATACATCTTCCCGTAAACACCATTCGAAGGAGATATTCATATTCCCCGAGCCACCACCACAAGAAACCGAAAGACTCCCGTCGTAA
- the LOC105795303 gene encoding probable receptor-like serine/threonine-protein kinase At4g34500, giving the protein MPVTGETEDNNKNNSITHILTSKTQLFNLKLYAVITILVAFVLLFSLTIFLCFRLNRNARKRKVKHSSGLIPLVSKEILEIKALNRNVGSCFSSEEGKIGNAVPSKSSEGVSDDASGASDVSSAADAQNIGWGRWYSMKELEMATRGFAEENVIGEGGYGVVFRGLLQDGSVVAVKNLLNNKGQAEKEFNVEVEAIGKVRHKNLVGLVGYCTEGAQRILVYEYVDNGNLEQWLHGDVGPVSPLTWDIRMKIAIGTAKGLAYLHEGLEPKVVHRDVKSSNILLDKKWNPKVSDFGLAKLLGSEASYVTTRVMGTFGYVSPEYASTGMLNEGSDVYSFGVLLMEIITGRSPIDYSRAPGEMNLVDWFKGMVASRRGEELVDPLIEVQPSPRALKRALLVCLRCIDLDANKRPKMGQIVHMLEADDFPFRSEHRPAREKYSVPSSVPTSAKVPHPKKQTEKVDAAKSRRK; this is encoded by the exons ATGCCGGTCACCGGCGAAACCGAagacaacaacaaaaacaactCCATAACTCACATTCTTACCTCGAAAACGCAGCTGTTCAATCTCAAACTCTACGCAGTAATCACCATTCTCGTAGCCTTCGTACTACTTTTTTCTTTAACGATCTTCCTATGTTTCCGTTTAAACAGAAACGCGCGAAAGCGCAAAGTGAAGCACAGTTCTGGTCTAATCCCGTTGGTCTCTAAAGAGATCTTGGAGATCAAGGCGTTGAATCGGAACGTAGGTTCTTGTTTCTCTTCCGAGGAAGGAAAGATCGGAAATGCGGTTCCTAGTAAGAGTAGTGAGGGAGTCAGCGACGATGCGTCGGGAGCCAGTGACGTCTCATCGGCGGCGGATGCTCAGAATATTGGTTGGGGTCGGTGGTATAGCATGAAGGAGCTGGAGATGGCGACACGTGGATTCGCCGAGGAGAATGTGATCGGTGAAGGTGGTTACGGCGTCGTTTTCCGTGGCCTTTTGCAAGACGGTTCCGTCGTCGCTGTAAAAAATCTGCTTAATAACAA AGGCCAAGCAGAGAAGGAGTTCAACGTTGAAGTTGAAGCCATTGGCAAAGTGAGACATAAGAACTTGGTGGGTCTAGTTGGGTACTGCACTGAAGGTGCtcaaag gATTCTTGTGTACGAATACGTTGACAATGGCAACTTGGAACAATGGTTACATGGTGATGTTGGACCTGTTAGCCCTCTTACTTGGGATATACGAATGAAGATTGCCATTGGAACCGCCAAAGG ATTAGCCTATTTGCATGAAGGGCTAGAACCCAAAGTTGTGCATCGTGATGTAAAATCAAGCAATATTCTACTGGACAAGAAGTGGAACCCGAAAGTATCCGATTTCGGATTAGCCAAGTTATTAGGATCTGAAGCGAGCTATGTGACCACGCGTGTAATGGGGACGTTCgg TTATGTTTCACCAGAATATGCAAGCACAGGCATGTTGAATGAGGGAAGCGATGTCTATAGTTTTGGAGTATTGCTGATGGAGATAATTACGGGGAGAAGCCCGATCGATTATTCCAGGGCACCAGGAGAG ATGAACTTAGTTGACTGGTTCAAAGGTATGGTAGCAAGTCGTCGCGGTGAAGAGCTCGTGGACCCGTTGATCGAAGTTCAACCTTCACCTAGAGCTTTGAAACGAGCATTGCTCGTTTGTCTCCGGTGTATAGATTTGGATGCCAATAAACGACCTAAAATGGGGCAAATCGTTCATATGCTCGAGGCAGATGATTTCCCTTTTCGCTCG GAGCATCGACCGGCACGGGAGAAATACTCTGTTCCATCCTCCGTGCCAACATCCGCCAAAGTTCCGCATCCAAAGAAGCAAACCGAGAAAGTTGATGCCGCGAAATCAAGACggaaataa
- the LOC105795308 gene encoding glycine-rich RNA-binding protein GRP2A, with protein sequence MASADVEYQCFVGGLAWTINDRALEEAFSAYGEIVDSKIINDRETGRSRGFGFVTFRDEKSMRDAIEGMNGRSLDGRNITVNEAQSRRSGGGGGGGGGFGGNGGYNRGGGGYGGRREGGYGGGGYGGGRRDGGGYGDGGSRYSGGGGSWA encoded by the exons ATGGCTTCTGCAGATGTCGAGTACCAGTGCTTCGTCGGAGGTCTTGCATGGACCATCAACGACCGTGCTCTCGAAGAAGCCTTCAGTGCTTACGGCGAGATCGTCGATTCGAAG atCATTAACGATCGTGAGACTGGAAGATCCAGAGGCTTTGGCTTCGTTACTTTCCGTGATGAGAAATCTATGAGAGATGCTATTGAAGGAATGAACGGTCGGAGTCTCGATGGAAGGAATATAACCGTCAACGAAGCACAATCTCGCCGAAGCGGCGGTGGCGGCGGCGGTGGTGGAGGATTTGGAGGAAACGGTGGGTACAACCGTGGAGGCGGTGGATATGGTGGTCGCCGTGAAGGTGGATATGGAGGTGGTGGTTACGGAGGTGGACGCCGTGATGGTGGTGGATACGGTGACGGTGGATCTCGTTACTCAGGTGGCGGCGGTTCTTGGGCTTAG
- the LOC105796231 gene encoding probable CCR4-associated factor 1 homolog 11, which yields MSISSNKSVVVRQVFAEDLDSELLMIKTAILRYPFVSIDTEFPGTIFKPSKQVIREGNPIINYHYMKLNVDALQVIQLGLSLSDAQGNLPNFDSPFSYVWEFNFRDFDINRDCYASDSIELLKRQGIDFEKNKEKGIDSKDFAKKFWDYGLLFNCYGLKSITWITFHGTYDFGFMLKILTQSPLPLHLHSFMHQLAYFFGYNIFDLKYTFKFLGLLGGLEKIAQTLNVARITGSSHQAGSDSLLTLQCFMKLKSENIFESKWNETNQMLLPPLALYGLVQTEVLGFLDYWGLINFHPVDSAVVSPGDDGDGIGFFA from the exons ATGTCGATTTCTAGCAATAAGTCGGTCGTTGTGAGACAAGTTTTTGCTGAAGATTTGGACAGTGAACTTTTGATGATTAAGACAGCAATTCTGAGGTATCCTTTTGTATCTATAGATACTGAATTTCCGGGGACGATATTTAAACCCAGTAAGCAAGTGATCCGTGAAGGCAATCCGATTATCAATTATCACTATATGAAGTTGAATGTTGACGCACTTCAAGTTATTCAGCTCGGCTTGAGTCTTTCAGATGCTCAGGGTAATTTACCGAACTTTGATTCTCCCTTTTCTTACGTTTGGGAATTTAATTTTAGAGATTTCGATATCAACCGAGACTGCTATGCTAGCGATTCGATCGAACTACTCAAACGTCAAGGGATAGATTTTGAGAAGAATAAAGAGAAAGGGATTGATTCTAAAGATTTTGCAAAGAAGTTTTGGGATTACGGCTTGCTTTTCAACTGCTATGGTCTGAAAAGTATTACCTGGATTACTTTTCACGGCACTTATGACTTCGGATTCATGCTAAAGATTCTTACTCAAAGTCCACTGCCTTTGCATCTTCACTCATTCATGCATCAATTGGCTTATTTCTTTGGCTACAACATTTTCGACCTCAAATACACCTTCAAGTTCTTGGGACTGCTAGGCGGTTTAGAGAAAATAGCTCAAACATTAAACGTGGCTCGTATTACCGGATCAAGTCATCAAGCCGGGTCGGACAGTCTACTCACGCTTCAATGTTTTATGAAGCTCAAGAGTGAGAATATTTTTGAATCTAAGTGGAACGAGACAAATCAAATGTTGCTGCCTCCCCTAGCATTATATGGACTAGTTCAAACC GAAGTACTGGGGTTCTTGGACTACTGGGGTTTGATTAACTTTCATCCAGTTGATTCTGCGGTGGTCAGTCCTGGTGATGATGGTGACGGGATAGGATTCTTTGCTTGA